From a single Mesorhizobium shangrilense genomic region:
- a CDS encoding AraC family transcriptional regulator translates to MPSEMQRQKEQDRSIAGRFEMLRRVPDSRLAGVVTDICFYRETAPGHFRNTEYASLTVPLVISFAEPFAIGLGKNPGDNDRFASFAAGLYAGPVVIESFGGACCVQVNFTPLGARRFFSRPMSELTDSMVVLDDVLGTEGMALRERLGNTPDWTARFDLAEAFVTSRLAKAKEMPAEIAWAYDSIIASGGRTRISSIADNLGWSRKHLAVSFSDAIGVGPKTLSRIVRFNRALGLSRQQSSDWADIAADCGYADQAHLVREFRDLAGETPTALTVRA, encoded by the coding sequence ATGCCAAGCGAGATGCAACGCCAGAAGGAACAGGACCGGTCCATCGCCGGTCGCTTCGAGATGCTGCGGCGGGTTCCTGACTCGAGGCTTGCGGGCGTTGTTACCGACATCTGCTTCTATCGCGAAACGGCGCCCGGCCATTTCCGCAACACCGAATACGCATCGCTGACGGTGCCGCTGGTGATCAGCTTTGCGGAGCCCTTCGCCATCGGGCTCGGCAAGAACCCCGGTGACAATGATCGCTTTGCCAGTTTTGCCGCCGGCCTCTATGCCGGACCGGTTGTGATCGAATCCTTCGGCGGCGCCTGCTGCGTCCAGGTCAATTTCACGCCGCTAGGCGCACGCCGTTTCTTCAGCCGGCCAATGAGCGAACTGACCGACAGCATGGTTGTGCTGGATGACGTACTCGGCACTGAGGGGATGGCGCTGCGCGAAAGGCTTGGCAATACGCCGGACTGGACGGCGCGTTTCGATCTGGCCGAAGCCTTCGTCACCAGTCGGCTAGCCAAAGCCAAGGAAATGCCGGCCGAAATTGCCTGGGCCTATGACAGCATCATCGCGTCTGGTGGCCGCACGCGCATTTCATCGATTGCCGACAATCTGGGCTGGAGCCGCAAACATCTCGCCGTCAGCTTTTCCGATGCGATCGGTGTCGGCCCCAAGACGCTGTCACGCATCGTCCGCTTCAACCGTGCGCTTGGCCTGTCGAGGCAGCAGTCAAGTGACTGGGCGGATATCGCCGCCGATTGCGGCTATGCCGACCAGGCGCATCTGGTGCGCGAATTCCGCGACCTCGCTGGCGAGACGCCAACCGCGCTCACGGTCCGGGCATAG
- a CDS encoding VOC family protein yields MPTTTEPPRLYPALRYRNAAKMIDWLGEAFGFSVRANYGEGNVVHHAELVLGSSMIMLGTMRDDDYGKMVGEPGTGGGKSIYIAVEDADAAYARAKKAGAVIIQELVDRDYGSREFICRDPEGNVWSFGTYWPKASENA; encoded by the coding sequence ATGCCCACAACCACCGAACCGCCCCGGCTCTACCCTGCGCTGCGCTACCGGAACGCGGCAAAAATGATCGACTGGCTCGGCGAAGCCTTTGGTTTCAGCGTGCGCGCCAATTATGGCGAAGGCAACGTCGTTCATCACGCCGAACTGGTCCTCGGCTCATCGATGATCATGCTGGGCACGATGCGCGACGACGACTACGGCAAGATGGTCGGCGAGCCCGGCACAGGCGGCGGCAAGTCGATCTACATTGCCGTCGAGGACGCCGACGCCGCCTATGCCCGCGCCAAGAAAGCCGGCGCCGTGATCATCCAGGAACTGGTCGACCGCGACTATGGCAGCCGCGAGTTCATCTGCCGCGACCCTGAAGGCAATGTCTGGTCCTTCGGCACTTATTGGCCGAAGGCGAGTGAGAACGCCTGA